The window TAGAGCAGATGCCATGACGATGAACGATTGCAGAGTGATAACACGGCGGGATTTCATCAGGGGAACGACCTGCGCGGGACTGGGTGCCACCATCGGTTTCCCTCTCGAAGCCGAAGAGAATCCCATTCCCCAAAAAAGAGCCAGGGTGATCCTCATTCGAGACGAGAAAGTCATAAAGGAACACGGGGAGATCGACGGAAAGATTATCCGGCAGATGCTCGAGAAGGCCCTCACGGCCTTTCTCGATGAGAAAGATCCCGTGAAAGCGTGGAAGTTCCTCGTTAAGCAAAACGACACGGTCGGGATCAAGAGCAATGTCTGGAAGTATCTTCCCACTCCAGAGCCGCTTGAGAAAGCCATCATGAAAGGCCTCGTCCAGACAGGGATCGAACCGAGGAAGATCCGGATCGACGATCGGGGAGCCAGGAACTCGCTTGCCGATTGCACCGCTCTCATCAATGCACGACCTCTTAGAACTCATCACTGGGCGGGCGTGGGAGGCTGCATCAAAAACTATATCATGTTCGTCCCAGAACCATCCGCATATCACGGTGACATCTGTGCAGACCTAGGAGCCATCTGGAACCTCCCCATTGTGAGGGGTAAGACGCGACTGAACATCCTCGTCATGCTGACCCCGCTCTTTTACGGGCGCGGGCCTCACCACTTCAACAGGAAATATGTCTGGAATTACAACGCCCTGCTTCTCTCCGACGACCCGGTCGCTCTGGATGCCGTCGGGGTTCATATTCTGGAGCGAAAGAGGAAACTCTTCTTCGGTGAGGAGCGCCCCTTGAAACCGCTGACGAAACACATCACGTTTGCCGATAGGAAACACCGCATCGGCACAAGCGATCTAAGCAGAATTCATCTCATCAAATTAGGCTGGGAAAAAGATATCCTGATCTGAAGAAGACCCCCTGCTCTTTTAGTGCGACGCTGCGAATCCATGGGCGTGGATGACTGGCGGAAACTCTGATTTATGTGAGCTGCTGGTCACGGCCGAGGACGATGGCATAGGCGAGAACATCTTCCTCGGAGATTCCGAGCTGGTGCAGATGGGAGTAATAGCTCAGGATCCCCTCGAGATGCTGGCTGATTAGAGCCTTCTTCTCGCGGATATCCTTGACGAGATTCATGAGAAGATTGACGAGATGGGGTGTTATCTTCACCCCTTCTTTCGAAAGCTCATCTTCGTTCCTCTTGAGTATCTCCTCGATGGCAGCCGCTCCTGAATGTTTTCCGAAGACGAACCGGAGTTTTCCGCCCACGCTCTCCGGCTCGATGACTTGATAGATGGCCTTGTGGATGAGCAGTCCTGCCGTGTGGATTCCCGATTCGTGGGTGAAGACGTTCTCGCCGATTATCGGCTCGCACGGAGAAACGGGTATTCCAGAGTGTCTCTCCACGAGGTTTCGCAGCTCCCATAGCCTCTCGTACCTGAATCCCGGGATGACGATCCCGTATAGCTCCTTAAGGATCATCATGACCTGATGCAGCGGGGCATTTCCGGCCCGTTCCCCCATGCCGTTCGTCGTCATGGTCGGGACGTTGGCTCCATGGCTGATGGCTCTCACGGTGTTAATGGCGCCAAGACCGAAATCGTTGTGGAAGTGAACGACAAGAGGTTTCTCTGGAAATGCCTTCACCAGTTTCGGGATGTAGTAGTCGACCCCCTCCGGCGTGAAAATGCCGACCGTATCGGGAAAGGAATAGCGCGTCCCTCCCGCCTCATAGCAGGCTCCGGCCAGATCGATCATGTAATTGACGTTGCTGCGCGATCCGTCCTCCCCTCCGAATTCTATGGAGTTGATCCCCTTACCACGGGCATATGAGATAGCTTCACAGGCCATCTTGATGTTGGCTTCCCTGTAAAAGGAAACTGGAAGGTCGAGCCACTCGGTCAGATCCTTCCCTTCTCTCTTGAGAAGAGTCTTCCCAATCTTGTACTTGAGGTGAAGATCCGAACCGGAGGTGAAGATGAAGAAGGTTACTTTCTTTGGATCTATCCCGATCTCTCTGAGAGCCTGCATCGTGACGTCGATATCCTTGATGTTGCTCCGGCACATGACGAGGATCTCGAGGTCTTCCCTGATCTCGCCCCTCTCCTTCCCCTGCATGATCATCTGAAGTGCTTTTCGATCAGATGCCGCCGCTCCTGGAAATCCCATGTCGATTATATGGACCCCAATGTCGCTGAGCATCCTGGCAATCTCATATTTCTGCTCTGGAGAGAAGGCCACGCCAGGCGTCTGCTCCCCATCCCTCAGGGTCGTATCGTAGATTCTGATCTCTTCCGGTCGTGGGAAGTTCTCTTTCCTGACGAAGTCCAGCGGTGATGCTACGAGTTCATTCAAAGGCTCGCGAAGTTCCATAGAGTTTCTCCGTGTTTACTTCTTCTTTTTCCTGGGTGGTGGAGTCGGCTGGTAGGGTCTCGAAACTTTTGCAAGAACCTGATCGAAGAGAGATTGAACGCCGTCTTTTT is drawn from Acidobacteriota bacterium and contains these coding sequences:
- a CDS encoding DUF362 domain-containing protein, with amino-acid sequence MNDCRVITRRDFIRGTTCAGLGATIGFPLEAEENPIPQKRARVILIRDEKVIKEHGEIDGKIIRQMLEKALTAFLDEKDPVKAWKFLVKQNDTVGIKSNVWKYLPTPEPLEKAIMKGLVQTGIEPRKIRIDDRGARNSLADCTALINARPLRTHHWAGVGGCIKNYIMFVPEPSAYHGDICADLGAIWNLPIVRGKTRLNILVMLTPLFYGRGPHHFNRKYVWNYNALLLSDDPVALDAVGVHILERKRKLFFGEERPLKPLTKHITFADRKHRIGTSDLSRIHLIKLGWEKDILI